Proteins encoded together in one Armatimonadota bacterium window:
- a CDS encoding PEP-CTERM sorting domain-containing protein, with product MKRVSLVLVSLVFAVTSALATVIDTYPYWDGGITSGWTTVGQSFDAAGSVMTDYQFAIEGGSGSLTVEVYNWTAGLGPTGAALYSTVVAWPTTTGDVVLSGINVAMTMGGHYGVVVDGVGPSSVHWMGNTLGNPTGDGYWGYGIGGLSIFDGLSTQFKATFDVVPEPASIAALGLGLVAVMRRRAKK from the coding sequence ATGAAAAGAGTCTCATTAGTATTGGTAAGCCTTGTGTTTGCCGTCACCTCAGCACTAGCAACTGTAATCGACACCTACCCGTATTGGGACGGAGGCATTACATCTGGTTGGACGACCGTTGGCCAGTCTTTTGACGCGGCTGGTTCGGTGATGACCGACTACCAGTTTGCCATCGAAGGCGGCAGCGGTTCCCTCACCGTCGAAGTGTACAACTGGACTGCAGGCTTGGGCCCGACCGGAGCTGCGTTGTATAGCACTGTCGTGGCGTGGCCAACGACTACGGGAGACGTGGTGCTGAGCGGTATCAACGTTGCCATGACTATGGGTGGCCACTACGGGGTGGTTGTGGATGGCGTGGGTCCGTCGAGCGTTCACTGGATGGGCAACACTCTGGGGAACCCAACCGGCGACGGCTATTGGGGCTACGGCATCGGCGGCCTGTCGATCTTCGACGGCCTAAGCACCCAGTTCAAAGCCACCTTCGATGTCGTACCCGAGCCGGCATCGATCGCCGCTCTCGGACTTGGCCTCGTGGCGGTTATGCGCCGACGCGCCAAGAAGTAG
- a CDS encoding M28 family peptidase, translating to MQRCTWAIFVLAVGVTLTFGQARFENSNAITPERLKAHLEFIASDEMEGRGTPSRGLETACLYVATQLKLWGAKPAGDNGTFFQKFRLVRTVLDSGASSLYLGTKRLQAGEGFTDGANNGSAYGNAVFVGHGYRLGRKGIDPYANVTVKGKIMVVTDGYPLGMNSGDLNSDPGSSDLTPKQAAERFGAAGILMIRRTDFWATARSQNLPTHFYSPESAKPAPKIGVPLMVAGPRLIEELFAGERVSAEQVTKALTANVSSFELSPEKRLSFNVVEKEEFATINNVVAICPGKDAKLKAEFVGLGAHIDHEGTNPARIGDQIYNGADDDGSGSAALLEIAHAYLTGARPKRSMLFIWHTAEEPGLWGSQHFVDHPAIDLKKLITYINMDMIGRSKPFGSKDPVHMNLTEPDEVYARGLTKMSSKLQQTVEDVNKRFLKLRLNYDEEEWIGSGRVAGGSDHQSYFKKGILTFDFHTGHHVQYHQVDDEVGAIDFEKMCKIAKTAYASSFAIANLASRPTIDRPQTKLIITPNLIKLSAGAKQTFSARFEPSEGHTVVWKLKDPTAGTISPDGVFVASAKVGRYMVRAESASNPRIYGCATVQIAPEPVKATAPPLTIPLNPRLMNGDLELGALGAAPQDWHLVPASKDDGFVAEVSSDGPKQGAQCLAVYLKGGPGKLFANVRQAVDAKPFRGKTVRFRAAVRVEPGQTPSRAQLWIRVEGTDRQIRVYENMAATPITSKDWAYYEISVAVAEDAEVLQVGMLAFGDGKAWLDDATLGLDETPALSVANSARQPADARLQMAPAKQIAAS from the coding sequence ATGCAGCGTTGCACTTGGGCGATCTTCGTATTGGCCGTTGGCGTCACCTTGACCTTTGGGCAGGCCAGATTCGAGAACTCAAACGCCATCACGCCTGAACGCCTCAAGGCGCACTTGGAGTTCATTGCCAGCGACGAAATGGAAGGAAGAGGCACGCCTTCACGCGGGCTCGAAACGGCGTGCCTTTACGTGGCCACCCAGCTCAAGCTCTGGGGCGCCAAACCTGCAGGAGACAACGGGACGTTCTTCCAGAAGTTCAGGCTGGTTCGAACCGTGCTGGACTCGGGTGCCAGCTCGCTTTACCTTGGAACCAAACGTTTGCAAGCCGGAGAGGGCTTTACCGATGGCGCCAACAATGGCTCAGCATATGGGAATGCCGTGTTCGTCGGGCACGGGTACCGCCTGGGCCGAAAGGGCATCGATCCCTATGCGAACGTCACTGTCAAGGGCAAAATCATGGTCGTCACCGACGGCTATCCATTGGGCATGAATTCGGGCGACTTGAACTCCGATCCCGGTTCAAGCGACCTGACGCCGAAGCAGGCAGCCGAGCGCTTTGGGGCGGCCGGAATCCTGATGATCCGCAGGACCGATTTTTGGGCTACAGCCCGGAGCCAGAACCTCCCGACCCACTTCTACTCTCCCGAATCCGCCAAGCCGGCGCCCAAGATCGGAGTTCCGCTCATGGTCGCCGGGCCGAGGTTGATCGAGGAGCTCTTCGCAGGCGAACGCGTCAGCGCCGAACAAGTTACCAAGGCGCTCACTGCAAACGTGTCGAGCTTCGAACTTTCGCCGGAGAAGCGGCTCTCCTTCAACGTCGTGGAGAAGGAGGAGTTCGCCACCATCAACAACGTCGTCGCCATCTGTCCAGGCAAGGACGCGAAGCTGAAGGCGGAGTTCGTCGGTCTGGGGGCGCACATCGATCATGAAGGGACCAATCCGGCCCGAATCGGAGACCAAATCTATAATGGCGCGGACGACGACGGCTCCGGGTCGGCCGCGCTGCTCGAGATCGCCCATGCCTATCTGACGGGAGCCCGGCCCAAACGGTCCATGCTCTTCATCTGGCACACCGCCGAGGAGCCAGGCCTCTGGGGTTCGCAGCACTTTGTGGACCACCCGGCGATCGACCTCAAGAAACTGATCACTTACATCAACATGGACATGATCGGGCGGAGCAAGCCGTTCGGCTCGAAGGATCCCGTCCACATGAACCTGACCGAGCCGGACGAAGTTTACGCCCGGGGCCTCACAAAGATGAGCTCAAAGCTCCAGCAAACGGTGGAGGACGTGAACAAGCGCTTCCTGAAGCTCCGGCTCAACTACGACGAGGAAGAGTGGATTGGCTCGGGCAGGGTCGCAGGGGGAAGCGACCACCAGAGCTACTTCAAGAAAGGAATCCTCACTTTCGACTTTCACACCGGGCACCACGTTCAGTACCACCAGGTGGATGATGAGGTCGGCGCCATCGACTTCGAAAAGATGTGCAAGATCGCGAAGACGGCCTATGCTTCGAGCTTCGCGATCGCCAACCTCGCTTCACGGCCGACGATTGACCGGCCGCAGACAAAGCTGATCATTACCCCGAACTTAATCAAGCTGTCTGCCGGGGCCAAGCAGACCTTTTCCGCGAGGTTTGAGCCATCGGAGGGGCACACCGTCGTTTGGAAGCTGAAAGACCCGACCGCCGGGACGATTTCGCCTGACGGCGTCTTTGTGGCTTCCGCAAAGGTCGGCCGGTATATGGTTCGAGCCGAAAGCGCGAGCAACCCCCGCATCTACGGTTGCGCGACCGTGCAAATCGCTCCTGAACCCGTGAAGGCAACCGCGCCACCGCTGACGATTCCGCTCAACCCTCGCCTGATGAACGGCGACCTTGAGCTTGGCGCATTGGGAGCCGCCCCTCAAGACTGGCATCTGGTGCCGGCCTCCAAGGACGATGGGTTCGTTGCCGAGGTCTCGTCAGACGGCCCGAAGCAGGGCGCGCAATGCCTCGCCGTGTACCTGAAGGGCGGACCGGGAAAGCTCTTTGCAAACGTCCGACAAGCCGTTGACGCAAAACCGTTCCGGGGCAAGACCGTGAGGTTCCGGGCCGCCGTTCGCGTGGAGCCCGGGCAAACGCCAAGCCGAGCCCAGCTCTGGATTCGCGTGGAGGGCACGGACCGCCAGATCCGAGTCTACGAGAACATGGCGGCCACGCCCATCACTTCAAAGGACTGGGCTTACTACGAAATCTCCGTGGCGGTGGCTGAAGACGCGGAGGTCCTCCAAGTGGGGATGCTTGCGTTCGGTGACGGCAAAGCCTGGCTCGACGACGCAACCCTAGGTCTCGACGAAACGCCCGCCCTTTCTGTAGCGAACAGCGCAAGGCAACCTGCCGATGCCCGGCTTCAGATGGCCCCCGCTAAACAGATCGCGGCTTCCTAG
- a CDS encoding PEP-CTERM sorting domain-containing protein: MKIGLRANRALALSLALGVVGAAYGQIGQGVYVVNTGHVIATFQGSSAGYDSELYLDQAGVGPIFPNHSTSVGTTFDLGIFNAGDELIFRLRVVNTGDDWKTGGGYRNADGLAHANIVMNWNNTGETWVGFEDLYGGGDQDYDDHTFSFSNTAVPEPASLMVLGLGGLALIRRKR; the protein is encoded by the coding sequence ATGAAGATTGGATTGAGGGCCAATAGGGCCTTAGCGCTTTCGCTGGCGCTCGGAGTAGTGGGAGCTGCCTACGGCCAGATCGGCCAGGGCGTCTATGTTGTCAATACCGGACACGTCATCGCGACGTTTCAAGGAAGCTCTGCTGGATATGACAGCGAGCTATATCTCGATCAGGCCGGTGTGGGGCCGATCTTCCCGAACCACTCGACCTCGGTCGGAACGACCTTCGATCTTGGCATCTTCAATGCTGGCGATGAGTTGATCTTCCGACTGCGCGTGGTGAATACTGGAGATGACTGGAAGACCGGTGGTGGCTACCGAAACGCGGACGGCTTGGCGCATGCCAACATCGTCATGAACTGGAATAACACCGGCGAAACGTGGGTTGGCTTCGAAGACCTCTATGGTGGTGGCGACCAGGACTATGACGACCACACCTTCTCGTTCTCGAATACGGCCGTGCCCGAGCCTGCGAGCCTGATGGTTCTTGGCCTTGGCGGTCTGGCGCTCATTCGCCGAAAGCGATAG
- a CDS encoding PepSY domain-containing protein, translating into MFHFLRATHRWIGIVCSLFLIVLACTGFLLALKKRFDWIQPTAQEGQSLANMYEVIPIGQVAEAVFAVGIPELQTHEDFYRFELHVSKNLFKVMSKEGYHEVQVDARTGKVLSVGRRNDNLIESIHDLSLFGDPTHDWGLPLVALGLFTLGSSGMYMFSVPLVRRARFRRQQAKRAGAADG; encoded by the coding sequence ATGTTCCACTTCCTTCGAGCCACCCATCGATGGATCGGGATCGTCTGCTCGCTGTTTCTGATCGTGCTCGCCTGCACCGGATTCCTGCTGGCACTGAAGAAGCGGTTTGATTGGATTCAGCCCACCGCACAGGAGGGCCAGAGTCTGGCGAATATGTACGAGGTGATCCCGATCGGCCAGGTGGCCGAGGCGGTCTTTGCCGTGGGAATCCCGGAGCTCCAGACCCACGAGGACTTCTACAGGTTTGAGCTGCACGTGTCCAAGAACCTGTTCAAGGTTATGAGCAAGGAGGGATACCACGAGGTCCAGGTGGACGCCCGAACCGGCAAGGTGCTCTCGGTGGGCAGGCGCAACGACAACCTGATCGAGAGCATCCACGACCTGAGCCTCTTTGGAGACCCGACTCACGACTGGGGCCTGCCGCTTGTTGCGCTAGGCCTTTTCACCTTGGGCTCTTCCGGCATGTATATGTTCTCGGTCCCGCTGGTGCGGCGAGCTCGGTTCAGAAGGCAGCAGGCGAAGAGAGCGGGGGCGGCCGACGGCTAG
- a CDS encoding DUF1326 domain-containing protein: protein MKQVSTRAGLIMATFAISLIALAGPAKHAAPAKKGTWHIKADYIEACSCNLFCQCYFATRPEGEAFCEFNNAVHIVKGNVGDVNLDNTYVWLSGDLGGDFSKGQMKGAVITFNKGTTKKQKDAIVFLIQKVYPVKWESIKMDEAPITWKRTGNNGYAKLGDKGEVKLVGNKGSNGKPSVIKNLVYWGAHKNDGFELAYSTHHYKGNGYDYSHKNKNGFFITIESSGKM, encoded by the coding sequence ATGAAACAAGTTTCGACGCGGGCCGGCCTCATCATGGCCACCTTCGCTATTTCACTGATCGCTTTGGCGGGACCCGCCAAGCATGCCGCTCCCGCCAAGAAGGGCACGTGGCACATCAAGGCCGATTACATCGAGGCCTGTTCCTGTAACCTCTTCTGCCAGTGCTATTTCGCGACTCGCCCGGAGGGAGAGGCCTTCTGCGAGTTCAACAATGCCGTCCATATCGTCAAGGGCAACGTCGGAGACGTGAACCTGGACAACACGTACGTTTGGCTCTCAGGCGACCTTGGCGGGGACTTCAGCAAGGGCCAGATGAAGGGCGCGGTCATCACATTCAACAAAGGAACGACAAAGAAGCAGAAGGACGCCATCGTGTTCCTCATCCAAAAGGTCTATCCCGTCAAGTGGGAGAGCATCAAGATGGACGAGGCCCCGATCACCTGGAAGCGAACCGGCAACAACGGCTACGCCAAGCTGGGCGACAAGGGTGAGGTGAAGCTGGTGGGCAACAAAGGCTCCAACGGCAAGCCGAGCGTTATCAAGAACCTGGTCTATTGGGGCGCCCATAAGAACGACGGCTTCGAGTTGGCGTATAGCACCCACCACTACAAGGGCAACGGCTACGATTACTCACACAAGAACAAGAACGGGTTCTTCATCACGATCGAAAGCAGCGGGAAGATGTAG
- a CDS encoding heavy-metal-associated domain-containing protein produces MLHKAVIFGVLLSSLPVWVGSENSSASFHVGAMSCTSCEKAIRSNLAKFKPVEVVLADAGKKRVELKFAPDKVSLQQILKVIAGKDGHYEARLALQYVDDKLSAAQAEKTRAALTKVPGVRAASMPDKDRIILLTFRDQPPAYLPAILKAAEESGGTLRDPESATAN; encoded by the coding sequence ATGCTGCACAAAGCTGTCATCTTTGGCGTGCTCCTTTCGAGCCTTCCAGTCTGGGTTGGGTCCGAAAACTCGTCGGCGTCGTTTCACGTCGGGGCAATGAGTTGCACTTCGTGTGAAAAGGCGATCCGCTCCAACCTCGCGAAGTTCAAACCGGTAGAGGTCGTGCTGGCAGACGCAGGCAAGAAACGCGTCGAACTGAAGTTCGCGCCTGATAAGGTCTCCTTGCAGCAGATTTTGAAGGTGATTGCGGGCAAAGACGGCCATTATGAGGCGCGACTCGCTCTTCAGTATGTCGACGACAAGTTGTCTGCGGCCCAAGCTGAGAAGACCCGTGCAGCGCTCACAAAGGTCCCCGGGGTGCGCGCCGCGAGCATGCCGGATAAAGATCGGATCATTCTGCTCACTTTCCGAGATCAGCCGCCCGCTTATCTTCCAGCCATTCTCAAGGCAGCCGAGGAATCCGGCGGGACGCTCAGGGACCCGGAATCTGCGACTGCCAACTAG
- a CDS encoding prepilin-type N-terminal cleavage/methylation domain-containing protein, which yields MNIAVRPLIGSCPVKKGAFTLIELLVVIAIIAILAAILFPVFSRAKEAAKKTRSLAQMRQLSASVMMYAGDYDDYFPPATMRSFVVSETPTIWTQILDPYVKNKEIFIPAGTDAGFATDWFSRRHQGIGYSDATGVDPYSTATPGSAGPGTEGFRSAVNFSQAEEAARTGLFAVTANGPEGDTTSKHRGYVFNPYNGMNSPDGDYLKGLPLISDRDLVVDPNDKNYPNSPNLPVRELKPIFCRYGADKQGHGTSPIVFADGHVKVFTADGLNKFGAVIWRFR from the coding sequence ATGAATATCGCCGTTCGGCCATTGATAGGGAGTTGCCCAGTGAAGAAAGGTGCCTTTACGCTGATTGAGCTTCTGGTCGTGATCGCCATCATCGCGATCCTCGCCGCGATCCTGTTCCCCGTGTTCTCACGCGCCAAGGAAGCCGCGAAAAAGACCCGCTCCCTGGCCCAGATGCGCCAACTCTCAGCCTCGGTGATGATGTACGCAGGGGATTACGACGACTACTTCCCTCCAGCCACGATGAGGTCGTTCGTCGTGAGCGAGACGCCCACGATCTGGACGCAGATCCTCGATCCTTACGTCAAGAACAAAGAGATCTTCATCCCGGCAGGCACAGACGCCGGTTTTGCCACGGACTGGTTCTCGCGCAGGCACCAGGGAATCGGCTACAGCGACGCCACGGGAGTGGACCCTTATAGCACCGCGACTCCAGGCAGTGCGGGCCCAGGCACGGAGGGATTTCGGAGCGCCGTGAACTTCTCCCAAGCCGAAGAGGCAGCCAGGACCGGGCTCTTCGCAGTAACCGCGAACGGCCCCGAGGGAGACACCACGAGTAAGCATCGAGGCTACGTCTTCAATCCCTACAACGGCATGAATTCGCCCGACGGCGACTACCTGAAGGGGCTGCCCTTGATCAGCGACCGCGACCTGGTCGTCGATCCCAACGACAAGAACTATCCGAACTCGCCAAACCTGCCGGTTCGTGAACTGAAGCCCATCTTCTGCCGCTATGGCGCCGACAAGCAGGGCCACGGAACCTCGCCGATCGTGTTCGCCGATGGGCATGTGAAGGTGTTCACCGCCGACGGACTGAACAAGTTTGGAGCCGTGATCTGGCGGTTTCGATAA